The candidate division WOR-3 bacterium nucleotide sequence AACCCCGCTGGATTTTGAGTCCAGTGCGTCTACCAGTTCCGCCACTCCGGCAGGCAGAAAAAGGCAATTATAAACATCATTTTTTGACAAAGCAAGAATGAAAAATTTTTTTATAGATTTCAACGGATGTCAGAGAAACCACATAGACGCCGAACTGATATCGGCGGCGTTGAAGAAAAATTCCTTTGACGAAGTTCACGCTCCGGAGAGAGCGGATGTTTTGATTTTCCTTGGATGCGGATTTACTGAAGATGCAAGAAAAGAGAGCATAGAAACAATACTCGAGATGTATCTTGCAAAAAAGAAAAAATCCGTTCTCGTCGTCGGAGGATGTATTTTCAGAAGACACAAGGCAGAATTAAAAAAAAATCTGCCTGAAGTCGATCTTTGGGTGGACGGCTCCAACCCGGCTTTATTCCTAAAAACTCTTAAAAACACCGAGCAGACGGATGATTTTTCTCTGCCTGAACTCGATGGACCGAGAAACAGAATGGGATTGTTTCATGTCGGGCTCGTAAAAATTTCCGAGGGCTGTCTCAACAACTGCTCGTATTGCGCAATACCGTTTATTAGAGGACCTTTAAGAAGCAGAGAAATAAAGCATGTCACAGACGACGTCAAAAGACTCCAGGACGAGGGATGCACTGAAATTATACTCGTGTCGCAGGATTCGACGGCGTACGGGAAAGACAAAGCAGGTAAAAGTCTTATGCCGAAACTTTTGGGTAAAATGGAAAAATGCGTATATCCCGGGGTGAAATACAGGATACCTTACCTTCATCCTAATGGAATTGACGACAGACTGGCGGAAAAAATCGCTGGAACTGAAAAAATGATAAAATGCCTCGATATACCGGTTCAGCATTTTTCCGACAAACTGCTTAAAAAAATGAACAGAAATTCAACCGGCGCAGAACTCGTGGATCTGTTTTCGAAACTTCGTCAAAAAATTCCGGGGTCGGCCTTCAGGACCACTTTTATAGTCGGATTTCCAGGAGAGACAGACCGAGACGTCGCGAAAATTATAACCGCTTCCAGGAAAATCGGTTTCGAAAGATCCGGTGTATTTATATACAGCCGGGAAGACAACACACAGGCAAAAAGTTTTCAAAATATACCCGCTAGAAAAACAGCCAGAAAAAGATATTTCGAAGTAAAAAAAAACCTGGACGTGGTAATGCTCGGCAAAGACAAAATGCGGGAAGGTCTTAAAATCCAGGCGATAATTGACGGTTACGCGGGTTCTTACGCCGTCGCGAGAACCGATTGGGACATGCCTGATGTCGACAAGGCGGTTTTCATTAAAGACGAAAAAAGAGAGTTACAGAGCGGAATATGGACAAACATAAAAATCGTGAAAGCGACAAAAAATGCCTTATACGCGGTCAAAGCGGACTGAAAAACTTTTTTTGTATCTTTTGGCGTCAATGTTTTTTGTCCTTAACTTCTGCGTTTCGTGCTCGAAAAATTCGAAAGAAATTTTTAGCAAGATAGATTCCACAAATTATTTTGTATTGTTTTCGGATTCGATGGACGGTGAAATCACTTCGTGGGACGCGTCCGGAGATTCGGCTCTGATGATAGGGACTTCCACCGGAAGAATCGCGCTTTATTCACTGAAAAACGGCAAGATTCTCGACGATACTTTTTTCGACGGGTCCGTGTCTCAGATAAACTGCGTCAGTGAAGGGTGTGCCGTCCTTTTCAGCGACGCTTACGTCAGGCTTTTTGACGAAAATTGGTCCATGGTCAGGGAATTCAGGATTTCCAGAGGCAGATACATGCCTTCGGCGGAAGGCCCCGGAAAGATATTCTATCAGAAGCTTGACGGTGAGATATTTATATTCGACCACGAGGTCCTCTACGTTTCAGAAATAGACATAACACAAGCCAAGGGAGTCGGAATGAGAAGGCCTGTAAAAAACAGCGGAAAAATTCTGTTTCTGACGAGAAAAGCACTCTGGTGCCTCGATTCAAAAAGCGGAAATATTTTGTGGTTTTCTCCTTTCGAAGGTGCGGCAATTCCGGCTGATTTTGCCGTTTCTGACGACACGGTATTTGTCTCGTTTGACGACGGGACACTTCTCACCGTCGAAAGCTTCGACGGGAGAATACTGATGAGCCGTTCACTTTTCGAAGGTGAGGGGTTTGTCTTTGACGTCCAGTGCGAAGACATGTATTATATTGCAGAAAACGGTGATATAGGTGTATATTTCAGGGGATCTGAAGAATTTCTCTGGAATCTCAGAACAGGCAATGTTTATTTGACCAAGCCTTTGACGGACAGCGAAAATGTCCTGTGCGTAAGTATATCAGGTCAATTTCTCGCCGTTGACAGGTGGACAGGAAGAGTGAATGAGGCTCTTATGCTGCCTTTGCAAAACGTGAAGTATTTTGAAAAATCGGGAGAAATTTTTATAGCCGCGGGAGGGAACGGTGTTTTTTGCGTCATCGGCAAAAAATGAAAAGTGTTTGCATACAATCTTTTTTTTATTAACCGGTTTATTGGTTTTGTCATGCTCTTCGCTTCACGAAGCGAAATACGATTTTTCAATTTACGGCGGAAGCCGCGATCATTCTCCTTACAGAACAAAAGGCGTCGAAGAGTTCGGAAAAGAACTCTTTTTCGCCGTTCAGATAAGACCGGTCGGAGTTTTTATTCATGAAACCGGTTATGCTGTATTTGCATCAGACGGAGAAATTTTATTTTTTGATCCCGCAGCGGGCACCTTGTCCGTAATTAAAGAGACCGGCCGATATTTTTCTTCGGTAATACAGTCCGGTCAATACTTTTTCGCGGTTTGCGAAGACAGCGTTCTGATCAAACTTGACGCCGGTTTTTCTTTGGTTTGGGAAGTATCACTTGAAGAAAAAATAATTTCCCTGCCCGTGCTAAATGGCGGCAATCTGATATTGATCACTGAAAACGGTGTGCGAGGTGTTTCCTCTTCGGACGGCTCTACCGAAGCCCGCGTCGAAGGGTTGAATTTCACGGGCTGCGGCAGAGTCTCTCCCCTTGTAAACGAAGGTAAAATGTACGTCCCTTCTGCCGGAGGAGAGATTTTATGTTTCGATCTCAAAAAATTCACGCTGTCCTGGACTTATTTTACGGGAAGCTTTTTTCCAGTCAGATCGGTTCCTGTTATGACCGGATCGAGACCATCGGTTTTTGACTGCGCCGGAACATTCCACATCTTAAATCCCTCGGACGGTTCTCTTTACGGAAAATTCAGATTGCTTCCTATCTCTTCTCCGTCTTTTGCCGCAGTTGACGGAGACGAAGTAGTAGTTTCTAGCCTTTTCGGAGACAAAATCGTTTTTTCATATTCTCTGAAGAATAGTGAGATGAACTGGATCAAAAAAGGATTTTTCGGACAGCCTTTCATTTTCAAAGACGCCCTTGTCGTGGCTTCCGACAGTTCATTAACTGTACTCGACAAAAACGGAAATGTTATCGAGAGCTATACTGAAAATTCAGGAGTAACCAGTTATTTCATACATCCGCAAGCCTTTTTCATGTTTTCGGATGAAGGATTGAGAATTATATCAAAGTGAGGAAAATATGCCCCAAGTTTTTCTGAGCGACCGAGCCGTGGTTGAAGGAGACGTGAGGCTTGGACAAAACGCCAACATCTGGCACTGCGCGGTTTTGAGAGCCGACATAAATCACATCGAAGTAGGCGAGAACACCAACATTCAGGACGGATGCATTGTTCACGTAACGCACGTACTTCCGGCTGTAATAGGAAAAAATGTAACAGTGGGACACGGCGCCATAGTACACGGGTGCAGGATTGAAGACAACGTGTTGATCGGCATGGGGGCCGTAATACTGGACGGTGCCGTGGTCGGAAAAAATTCCGTCGTAGCGGCCGGTGCAGTCGTGCTCGAGAATCAGAAAATCGAAGAGAATTCGCTTGCGGCCGGAATACCCGCGAAAATTAAAAGGGCTGTATGCCAGGAAGAGGTGCTAAAGATTTCCGAATCCGCCGCTGAATATGTTAAACTTGCACAAAAAAAATTAAAAGAGACGAATTTCGACAGGAGGATTGATGATTAAAAAAATGATGCACGGCAACGAAGCCTGCGCGTATGGAGCCATAATAGCCGGCTGCAGATTTTTTGCCGGTTATCCGATTACGCCATCGAGTGAGATCGCCGAAGAAATGGCGGTCATGCTTCCTCAAGTCGGAGGAAAGTTCATACAGATGGAGGACGAGATAGCTTCGATGGCCGCAATTATCGGTGCGAGCCTCAACGGAATAAAATCCTTGACCGCGACATCCGGACCGGGTTTCAGCCTCAAACAGGAGAACATCGGTTACGCGTGTCACGCCGAAATCCCGTGCGTTATAGTCAACGTTCAGAGAGGGGGCCCTTCGACGGGCAGTCCGACGATGCCTTCACAGGAAGATTTCATGCAGAGCAGGTGGGGAACTCACGGGGATCATTTCATAGTCGTGCTTTCTCCGAGCAGTGTTCAGGAAACTTTCGAACTGACAATCAAATCGTTCAACATTTCCGAAAAATACAGAACGCCCGTGATTCTTTTGATGGACGAGATAGTCGGGCACATGACTGAAAAAATGATATTACCGGAACCTGGAGAGGCGGAAATAATAGAAAGAAAAAAACCCGGCGTGGAACCCGAAAACTTCAAACCGTACGAGACCACTGATGACGGAGTTCCGCCCATGGCGGCATTCGGAAGCGGTTACAGACATCATGTCACGGGACTGATGCACGACGACACGGGTTTTCCCACAAACGACAACGCCAAAATAAAAGCGCTTAAAGACAGATGGAAAAAGAAATTTGACATGGCGCGTGATTCTATTGTGATGACGGAGCTGATAGATGCCGAGGACGCCGAGTATCTCGTTTTTTCGTACGGCAGTTCGGCCAGGTGTGCGAGGAAGGCCGTAAAAATGGCGCGTGAGAAAGGTGTCAAAATCGGACTTATGAAAGCTTTGACACTATGGCCGTTTCCCGACAAAGAGCTGGCGAAAGCCTCGGAGAAGCTTAAGGGAATAATCGTCGCCGAAATGAACATGGGTCAGGCGATACGCGAAGTGGAACGTGCAATACCGAAAAACGTCAAAGTTCTTGGTGCAAACAGGTACGACGGCGAATCGATGCACCCCAACGATATTCTAAACGTTATAGAAAAATTTTAAAAGGGGACAAGGAATGTCTTTTCGTTACGAAATCAGATTGAGCGGCGCAGGCGGGCAGGGTTTGATATTGATAGGAAAAATCCTCGCCGAAGCCGCGGCTATATTCGCAGACCTGAACGCGACCCAGAGCCAGTCATACGGACCTGAATCCCGAGGCGGAGCCAGCAGGAGCGAAGTAATAATATCGGATGAAGACATAGATTATCCGAAAGCCGGACAGGTGGATTTTCTGCTGGCGATGACACAGGAAGCTTTTGACAAATACTCGGGAATGACGAAAAACGGCGGCGTTATTGTCTACGACAAGGAACTCGTTCACTCGCCCAAAGAAGTCGAAGGAGTAAGAGTGTATCCTTCCGACATAACAAGCATCGCGGTCAGAGACCTTAAAAAACCTATCGTCGCGAACATGGTCGCCCTCGGGATAGTCGTGAATCTTTCGAACATACTTCCCGTTGAAACAGTAAAAGAAGCTATAAAGTCGAGGGTTCCGAGAGGAACCGAGGACATCAATCTTCAGGCTTATGAACTTGGTTACGAAAAAGGGAAAGAGCTTCAGGGGCTTTAAGGCCATTCTTGAAAAGCGCCGAACTTAAACTTCTGACGCCTCTTCAGAGGAATTTGGAGGAGATTTCCGGATGGGGCAACCACATGCGGAAATACGCTTTTTTCATTGAAAGCAACTACGAATCTCTGATGGAAGAGCTGGCACGGAAAAATTTGTCCGACGAAATTCACCTTTCTCACAGCCTTCCGGATTTCGACAAACAGATATCGAGAGAGATGGCCGTAATAGCCGGACTCGAAATAGAATGCGCGGACAAAGTGAAGCATCTGGGGACTTATTATGCAATAAAACTTGTCCAGCTCAACGTCACTACTATAGATTTCATAAGACCCGCGGTCATCAAGTCGGATCCTCTGAAAGCATACGAGAATTTCATGCGCGAAATCGGATGGAAATTCAGATCCCTGACGTCAATATTTCTCGAGAATCTGATACCAATCCTTTCAGCAGACCTTAGAATCCCGCCATTTATAATAGCGAGTGTAGGCACAAGAACAGACATGGACGACATAGATGCCGCCGTAATAACCGTTGACAGCGACACAAAAGATCTCGACAAACTGCTGAGCCGAGTCAACAAAGTGATGACCAAGTACGGAACCACGATGCATTTTCATCTGGCTGAAAGCATAGACAATGGCAAATACAGCGCGACTGTAGCGGAATTCATCGGTTTTGCCGTTCAAAATGTTTCAAATTTTGTCTTCATAACCGAAATAATCGGCGCGAAGAGAATTTATGGGCCGCATAACCTGATGGAAGAATTTGAAGAAGAGGTATTTCAGCTTTTTTATCCGGAATATTCTCCCGACGTCAGGTATCACGAAGCGTATCTCAGGATGATTTTGGGCGAGATAAGAATTTATCTCAACAGAAAGATTGAATCGGAATACATAAATCCGAAAAACGACGCTCTGAGAATGATAAAAGCGCTGATAACAGTTCAAAAGACAAGATACGGTATATATAAAAAAAATCCATGGGCAGTGCTCGATAAACTTAAATATTTTGATTCAAAGAACTGGGACATCTACAAAGCCATTGGAGAAAGTCTGGCTTTTGTCGAAACTCTGAGGTTTTTGTTCATGCTCTATGGAACACAGGAAGAACTGATCCAGCTCGATGTTCCTGAAAACGTGAACACGCTTAAGCAGATAGCAGGGATAATGGGGATTGACTCCATCGGTGCTGTGTCTAGCTTAGAACACCTCCTTATAAGATATTACGACCATTTGAGGCGAGTCAAGAAAATCGTAGAATTCATGCTCGATGACTGCCGGGAATACCTGAAAAGGATAACTCTCATAAATGAGGTCCTCACGGAAAACAAGGGTAACCTCGCCGTCAATTTCGCGAAAAATTCTGACATTTTCAAGGGTTCCGATTTCTGGGACGACATACTCGAAGCCTTCTCACTGGACGATTTCAGGCTTTTGCGGGTATTCGCGAGAGATTATCTCTCTCTTGATCCTAGGTTAAGGAAAGTCATCCTCAAAGGACTTTTTTCGCGCATCGAGTACACTTTTGACGGTCTCGTATCATTCATCGTCATGTTAGGAACTCAAAAAAACTACAAAGAGATGTTGCCGGTCAGGGATGAGTTTCTTTTGTACCTGACAAACAGCTTTCAAAACACACCGGATCTTCTTTTTTCACTCGTCGGATTTTTCGAAAAAAACAATATAGGGCTCTGCCTTCTTCTCGAAAGTATTGACAGAGAAACTCTTCTAAAAATAAAAGAAACCTTCGCCAATCTCAGGGAAGATTCCTCTGAAAAGAAATCTAAAAAATCAAAAAACTACAATTTCAAGAATGTTCTCAACATTTACGCTGAAGGCAGCCGCTATTTCAGAAAATATTTCCAAAAAATCCTTCTTTCCGACCCATGGATAGTAAAACTGATAGAATCCGAGGAAAAAATCGAAGACATATGCTCGGGAATATTTGCCGAGATATCGAGAACTGTCAACAGACAGACTCAAAAGTCGCTTTTGACGCGATTTTACAATCTGAAATTCTTGAACATCGGCCTCGAAGCAATAGGAGGTAAATCTTACGACGGGATTTCAAAGGATTTTATTGAGCTTAACAACGATTATCTGGTCACGCTTTTCGACGTGTGTTTTCTGGAATTGGAAGAGCAGAAATCTTTGAGGTTAAAAGGGGAAGACCTTTTTTTGTTTTTTATAGTGGGCAGTCTCGCCCGAGAAAGTTCATTCAACGATGACATAGACATACTCGTCATTATGGACACGGAAGAGACCGACCTATTTACTTCATACAATAAAATTCTTTCGAGAATGAGCAGAGAAATAGTAAAGACAGGCACCATTCCGCAGTTCAGACTGGCCGATCATTTCGGCACATACGTGACTAAAATGAGCGATTTAAAGTCATTTTTCCAAAAAAACACATCTGACACTTTCATCGAAAAATCCCAGATCCTCGAGTCAAAATTAATTACCGGCTCTGAAATGTTTTTGGAAAAATTCAAAAGCGAGCTGATAGAAGAAGAAATTTTCACCAAATGGGACATTTTCGCTAAAAAAATGCTCGATGAAATAACAGGCAGACACGAAAACAATTCCGATTTCATATACAATGTCAAAGAAAGCCCCGGTGGAATAAAAGACATCGAGATGATTTTTCTAATATTGAAAGCCAAATACGGAGTAGTCTTCAAATACGGGGAAGAACTGGTCCAGGAGCTGGCGGAAAGAATGCCGGCAACATCGGATCTCGTCGCTAGAGCCGCCCTTTATCTCAAGCAATTGAGGGAAATAAGACAATTCATGAGATTAACAGTATCAAAAACGAATGTAATAGATACGACCGAACTTTCCAGAAATTTTAAATCTTCTGTGATTCCATACAACGGCAGAAATTCTTCCGATTTTGAAGAATATTACCGCAGATTGATGTCAAATTCGAGAGAGAATCTCGAGAAATTAATAGGTCTCGTTTTTATATAGGAGGTCAAGTTTTGCAGACAAAAAAATTTAAGATCACGGTTGACGAAAAGCTTTGCAAGGGATGCGAAAACTGCGTCACTCAGTGTCCCAAAAAAGTTCTCGAACTCAACTTGTTGCAGAAAGCTTTCGGCGCAAGACAAAACGACTGCATAGGATGTCTCAGGTGCGAGTATGTCTGTCCTGATTTCGCGATAACTGTAACCGAAATTGAAGGAGACTCAAAATGAAAACCGAAATAGTCCTGTCCTATCTCAGAAGGAACAAGCTGCCTCACATCTGGTGCCCCGGATGCGGCCACGGCATCATCCTGGGTTCTCTCATAAGAGCCATACACAAGACAGGTTGGAAAAAAGACGACATAGCTCTCGTCTCCGGGATAGGCTGTTCGAGCAGAACTCCAGGATACGTCGACTTTAATACTCTTCACACCACTCACGGAAGATCACTCGCTTTCGCTGCCGGCATTAAATTTTCCAATCCGAAACTCAATGTCATATCAGTGATGGGGGACGGCGACGCTGTAGCGATCGGCGGTAATCATTTCATCCACGCCGC carries:
- a CDS encoding MiaB/RimO family radical SAM methylthiotransferase; this encodes MKNFFIDFNGCQRNHIDAELISAALKKNSFDEVHAPERADVLIFLGCGFTEDARKESIETILEMYLAKKKKSVLVVGGCIFRRHKAELKKNLPEVDLWVDGSNPALFLKTLKNTEQTDDFSLPELDGPRNRMGLFHVGLVKISEGCLNNCSYCAIPFIRGPLRSREIKHVTDDVKRLQDEGCTEIILVSQDSTAYGKDKAGKSLMPKLLGKMEKCVYPGVKYRIPYLHPNGIDDRLAEKIAGTEKMIKCLDIPVQHFSDKLLKKMNRNSTGAELVDLFSKLRQKIPGSAFRTTFIVGFPGETDRDVAKIITASRKIGFERSGVFIYSREDNTQAKSFQNIPARKTARKRYFEVKKNLDVVMLGKDKMREGLKIQAIIDGYAGSYAVARTDWDMPDVDKAVFIKDEKRELQSGIWTNIKIVKATKNALYAVKAD
- a CDS encoding 2-oxoacid:acceptor oxidoreductase family protein, yielding MSFRYEIRLSGAGGQGLILIGKILAEAAAIFADLNATQSQSYGPESRGGASRSEVIISDEDIDYPKAGQVDFLLAMTQEAFDKYSGMTKNGGVIVYDKELVHSPKEVEGVRVYPSDITSIAVRDLKKPIVANMVALGIVVNLSNILPVETVKEAIKSRVPRGTEDINLQAYELGYEKGKELQGL
- a CDS encoding gamma carbonic anhydrase family protein, with protein sequence MPQVFLSDRAVVEGDVRLGQNANIWHCAVLRADINHIEVGENTNIQDGCIVHVTHVLPAVIGKNVTVGHGAIVHGCRIEDNVLIGMGAVILDGAVVGKNSVVAAGAVVLENQKIEENSLAAGIPAKIKRAVCQEEVLKISESAAEYVKLAQKKLKETNFDRRIDD
- a CDS encoding 2-oxoacid:acceptor oxidoreductase subunit alpha, whose protein sequence is MIKKMMHGNEACAYGAIIAGCRFFAGYPITPSSEIAEEMAVMLPQVGGKFIQMEDEIASMAAIIGASLNGIKSLTATSGPGFSLKQENIGYACHAEIPCVIVNVQRGGPSTGSPTMPSQEDFMQSRWGTHGDHFIVVLSPSSVQETFELTIKSFNISEKYRTPVILLMDEIVGHMTEKMILPEPGEAEIIERKKPGVEPENFKPYETTDDGVPPMAAFGSGYRHHVTGLMHDDTGFPTNDNAKIKALKDRWKKKFDMARDSIVMTELIDAEDAEYLVFSYGSSARCARKAVKMAREKGVKIGLMKALTLWPFPDKELAKASEKLKGIIVAEMNMGQAIREVERAIPKNVKVLGANRYDGESMHPNDILNVIEKF
- a CDS encoding PQQ-binding-like beta-propeller repeat protein, whose product is MFFVLNFCVSCSKNSKEIFSKIDSTNYFVLFSDSMDGEITSWDASGDSALMIGTSTGRIALYSLKNGKILDDTFFDGSVSQINCVSEGCAVLFSDAYVRLFDENWSMVREFRISRGRYMPSAEGPGKIFYQKLDGEIFIFDHEVLYVSEIDITQAKGVGMRRPVKNSGKILFLTRKALWCLDSKSGNILWFSPFEGAAIPADFAVSDDTVFVSFDDGTLLTVESFDGRILMSRSLFEGEGFVFDVQCEDMYYIAENGDIGVYFRGSEEFLWNLRTGNVYLTKPLTDSENVLCVSISGQFLAVDRWTGRVNEALMLPLQNVKYFEKSGEIFIAAGGNGVFCVIGKK
- a CDS encoding PQQ-binding-like beta-propeller repeat protein, which translates into the protein MFFASSAKNEKCLHTIFFLLTGLLVLSCSSLHEAKYDFSIYGGSRDHSPYRTKGVEEFGKELFFAVQIRPVGVFIHETGYAVFASDGEILFFDPAAGTLSVIKETGRYFSSVIQSGQYFFAVCEDSVLIKLDAGFSLVWEVSLEEKIISLPVLNGGNLILITENGVRGVSSSDGSTEARVEGLNFTGCGRVSPLVNEGKMYVPSAGGEILCFDLKKFTLSWTYFTGSFFPVRSVPVMTGSRPSVFDCAGTFHILNPSDGSLYGKFRLLPISSPSFAAVDGDEVVVSSLFGDKIVFSYSLKNSEMNWIKKGFFGQPFIFKDALVVASDSSLTVLDKNGNVIESYTENSGVTSYFIHPQAFFMFSDEGLRIISK
- a CDS encoding 4Fe-4S binding protein gives rise to the protein MQTKKFKITVDEKLCKGCENCVTQCPKKVLELNLLQKAFGARQNDCIGCLRCEYVCPDFAITVTEIEGDSK